From Motacilla alba alba isolate MOTALB_02 chromosome 4A, Motacilla_alba_V1.0_pri, whole genome shotgun sequence, one genomic window encodes:
- the RADX gene encoding RPA-related protein RADX isoform X2 encodes MTAGSCGRPRQRPAPRLSPGTGGQDAVMQDPTPERAEESRAAASAEGGGAFCLQRVFDEVQGSSQLSAAPAEPPAVTVVAVERYLAQAPPAAPPRYWYDVTLADGARWHRCHLAPRLNGLVQRARLRAGTRLRLTRCSYRYDERRLNRGFFCLEGLERAGGAATASAGTPPDGHRPLQPLRGDNRHYLPLWNNEDPYGDVWVPDRPPVQVDVDVSKLTNLGHLEMTWRSSVHFHPLLVRILHKSRLRYYGKPEKKMDMPYQAYFEVADGSGMMSMVLWNSLCPEWYHSMKVGTVLLLAKYAIKSSYPFKTQPTPGDSQMKRFATIEICLNVRDPPTEITIIPEEMVKPEWGLPEVKYRFITRSELDDLPHNHSCDVIGLVTFVGRAERARKREHSEDFWLYRWAHAIDGTSDQPFILELFATSQPDVFERIHPMTYLVCTQMRVMTENPSRTVYLTTSNESQIFITGWHKGQPYTKDAKVKNFIQWTKSQSEADQIKKTVIGGYYPFPRPPDSFLKYCKNNEVESVLKPIGEVEKEIEDLHYREHKRIAVQGIISAIRYISCSSAAEEAPGGELVQKDTSQSLGSSCVSKEDCANTGKNEEVKSFLGPPCTPGEHQDPALLSKGSSVKRKTSRRFRRDAEQGGTPVNPVSSYPYFTRTVRRKLGLDEYQHGHSVQDKNGQAVSDSLEYSTDQEGVNNMAETEEPGRTCGSWQSDLWAEVKDKLMNYFHHSKIFPESVPCKFDYVHKDLLMQQYNLHAAVHQPIEARTDKNINEFKSANSLGYYEVTVLGINHDIAIDVAFLPLFCPDNPHLFQLEDIQNDTLLSCMSCISACQQKATSSGRLGDAFPLSDEVVRAAKELDGKHVICILDMCHLGDDKVEVFLSKIYKTVEPGVLDPV; translated from the exons ATGACAGCGGGAAGCTGCGgccggccccggcagcgccccGCTCCGCGGCTCTCGCCCGGGACGGGCGGCCAGGACGCTGTCATGCAGGACCCTACCCCGGAACGCGCCGAGGAGAGCCGGGCGGCGGCCTCGGCGGAGGGCGGCGGGGCCTTCTGTCTGCAGAGGGTGTTTGACGAGGTGCAGGGCTCCTCGCAGCTGAGCGCGGcgcccgcggagccgccggcCGTGACGGTGGTGGCGGTGGAGCGCTACCTGGCGCAGGCGCCGCCCGCCGCTCCCCCCCGGTACTGGTACGACGTGACGCTGGCGGACGGCGCGCGCTGGCACCGCTGCCACCTCGCGCCGCGCCTCAACGGGCTCGTGCAGCGCGCGCGCCTGCGGGCGGGCACGCGCCTCCGCCTCACGCGCTGCTCGTACCGCTACGACGAGAGGCGCCTGAACCGCGGCTTCTTctgcctggaggggctggagcgggcggggggcgccgcCACCGCCTCCGCGGGCACCCCGCCCGACGGGCACCGCCCGCTCCAGCCCCTCCGCGGGGACAATAGGCACTACCTGCCGCTCTGGAACAACGAGGATCCCTATGGAGACGTGTGGGTACCGGACAGGCCCCCGGTGCAGGTGGATGTGGATG TCTCCAAACTGACTAATCTTGGTCATCTGGAAATGACATGGAGAAGCAGCGTGCATTTCCATCCACTTCTTGTGAGAATCCTGCACAAATCTAGACTAAGGTACTAtggaaaaccagagaaaaaaatggatatGCCTTATCAG gcttACTTTGAAGTTGCTGATGGCTCAGGCATGATGTCAATGGTTCTGTGGAATTCTCTGTGTCCTGAATGGTATCACAGTATGAAGGTTGGCACGGTGCTCCTCCTTGCCAAGTATGCCATCAAATCCAGTTACCCGTTTAAAACACAGCCCACGCCAGGAGATTCACAGATGAAGAGATTTGCTACAATTG aaaTTTGCCTTAATGTTCGAGATCCTCCTACTGAAATAACTATTATTCCAGAAGAAATGGTTAAACCAGAGTGGGGATTACCTGAAGTTAAATATAGGTTTATCACAAG GTCAGAGCTGGATGACTTACCGCACAATCATTCCTGTGATGTTATTGGTCTTGTGACATTTGTAGGAAGGGCTGAACGAGCCAGAAAAAGAG AACACAGTGAAGACTTCTGGCTGTATCGTTGGGCACATGCCATTGATGGGACCTCAGACCAGCCGTTCATACTGGAATTGTTTGCAACTTCTCAGCCAGATGTGTTTGAGCGTATTCATCCAA tgacatACTTGGTGTGCACACAGATGAGAGTGATGACTGAGAATCCTTCCAGGACAGTTTACCTTACGACTTCAAATGAAAGTCAAATATTCATTACAG GGTGGCACAAGGGCCAGCCATACACTAAGGATGCCAAAGTGAAAAACTTCATTCAGTGGACAAAATCGCAAAGTGAAGCTgatcaaataaagaaaactgtcATCGGTGGCTATTACCCTTTTCCACGACCTCCTGATAGCTTTTTGAAATACTGTAAAAACAATGAAG TTGAATCAGTTTTGAAACCCATAGGTGAAGTAGAGAAAGAGATTGAAGACCTGCACTACAGAGAACACAAGCGAATTGCTGTACAGGGAATAATTAGTGCCATAAGATACATCAGCTGTAGCAGTGCAGCTGAAGAAGCCCCAGGAGGGGAGCTGGTCCAG AAAGATACCTCTCAGTCTCTTGGAAGTTCTTGTGTGTCCAAAGAAGACTGTGCTAACAcgggaaaaaatgaagaagttaAATCTTTTCTGGGGCCACCGTGCACCCCTGGGGAACATCaggacccagctctgctgtcaaaGGGGAGTTCAGTCAAGAGAAAGACAAGCCGCAGATTCAGAAGAGATGCAGAACA GGGAGGTACACCTGTTAATCCTGTATCATCTTACCCCTATTTTACGCGGACTGTAAGAAGAAAACTTGG cttAGATGAATATCAGCATGGACATTCTGTGCAAGATAAAAATGGACAGGCTGTGTCAGACAGTTTGGAGTATTCCACAG ATCAAGAAGGAGTGAATAATATGGCTGAAACTGAAGAGCCTGGAAGAACTTGTGGTTCCTGGCAGAGTGACCTGTGGGCAGAAGTGAAAGACAAGTTAATGAATTATTTCCATCACAGCAAAATTTTCCCAGAAAGTGTCCCATGTAAATTTGATTATGTGCACAAAGACTTACTTATGCAACAGTACAACCTTCATGCAGCAGTGCACCAGCCAATAGAAGCCAGAACAGATAAAAACATCAATGAGTTTAAAAGTGCTAATAGCCTTGGGTATTATGAAGTGACAGTTCTGG GTATAAACCATGACATAGCAATAGATGttgcttttcttccactgtTTTGTCCTGACAATCCCCACTTGTTTCAACTGGAAGACATTCAGAATGATACATTGTTGTCTTGTATGAGTTGTATCTCTGCGTGCCAGCAGAAGGCCACCAGCAGTGGGAGGCTTGGTGACGCTTTTCCTCTTTCAG ATGAAGTTGTGAGAGCAGCGAAGGAGCTCGATGGCAAACATGTTATCTGCATCTTGGACATGTGTCACTTGGGTGATGACAAGGTGGAAGTCTTTCTGAGCAAAATCTACAAGACAGTGGAACCAGGTGTGCTGGATCCAGTGTAA
- the RADX gene encoding RPA-related protein RADX isoform X1, which produces MTAGSCGRPRQRPAPRLSPGTGGQDAVMQDPTPERAEESRAAASAEGGGAFCLQRVFDEVQGSSQLSAAPAEPPAVTVVAVERYLAQAPPAAPPRYWYDVTLADGARWHRCHLAPRLNGLVQRARLRAGTRLRLTRCSYRYDERRLNRGFFCLEGLERAGGAATASAGTPPDGHRPLQPLRGDNRHYLPLWNNEDPYGDVWVPDRPPVQVDVDVSKLTNLGHLEMTWRSSVHFHPLLVRILHKSRLRYYGKPEKKMDMPYQAYFEVADGSGMMSMVLWNSLCPEWYHSMKVGTVLLLAKYAIKSSYPFKTQPTPGDSQMKRFATIEICLNVRDPPTEITIIPEEMVKPEWGLPEVKYRFITRSELDDLPHNHSCDVIGLVTFVGRAERARKRGFSINLTFRTYQMVSIFLSKCLTFFLIFVYLEHSEDFWLYRWAHAIDGTSDQPFILELFATSQPDVFERIHPMTYLVCTQMRVMTENPSRTVYLTTSNESQIFITGWHKGQPYTKDAKVKNFIQWTKSQSEADQIKKTVIGGYYPFPRPPDSFLKYCKNNEVESVLKPIGEVEKEIEDLHYREHKRIAVQGIISAIRYISCSSAAEEAPGGELVQKDTSQSLGSSCVSKEDCANTGKNEEVKSFLGPPCTPGEHQDPALLSKGSSVKRKTSRRFRRDAEQGGTPVNPVSSYPYFTRTVRRKLGLDEYQHGHSVQDKNGQAVSDSLEYSTDQEGVNNMAETEEPGRTCGSWQSDLWAEVKDKLMNYFHHSKIFPESVPCKFDYVHKDLLMQQYNLHAAVHQPIEARTDKNINEFKSANSLGYYEVTVLGINHDIAIDVAFLPLFCPDNPHLFQLEDIQNDTLLSCMSCISACQQKATSSGRLGDAFPLSDEVVRAAKELDGKHVICILDMCHLGDDKVEVFLSKIYKTVEPGVLDPV; this is translated from the exons ATGACAGCGGGAAGCTGCGgccggccccggcagcgccccGCTCCGCGGCTCTCGCCCGGGACGGGCGGCCAGGACGCTGTCATGCAGGACCCTACCCCGGAACGCGCCGAGGAGAGCCGGGCGGCGGCCTCGGCGGAGGGCGGCGGGGCCTTCTGTCTGCAGAGGGTGTTTGACGAGGTGCAGGGCTCCTCGCAGCTGAGCGCGGcgcccgcggagccgccggcCGTGACGGTGGTGGCGGTGGAGCGCTACCTGGCGCAGGCGCCGCCCGCCGCTCCCCCCCGGTACTGGTACGACGTGACGCTGGCGGACGGCGCGCGCTGGCACCGCTGCCACCTCGCGCCGCGCCTCAACGGGCTCGTGCAGCGCGCGCGCCTGCGGGCGGGCACGCGCCTCCGCCTCACGCGCTGCTCGTACCGCTACGACGAGAGGCGCCTGAACCGCGGCTTCTTctgcctggaggggctggagcgggcggggggcgccgcCACCGCCTCCGCGGGCACCCCGCCCGACGGGCACCGCCCGCTCCAGCCCCTCCGCGGGGACAATAGGCACTACCTGCCGCTCTGGAACAACGAGGATCCCTATGGAGACGTGTGGGTACCGGACAGGCCCCCGGTGCAGGTGGATGTGGATG TCTCCAAACTGACTAATCTTGGTCATCTGGAAATGACATGGAGAAGCAGCGTGCATTTCCATCCACTTCTTGTGAGAATCCTGCACAAATCTAGACTAAGGTACTAtggaaaaccagagaaaaaaatggatatGCCTTATCAG gcttACTTTGAAGTTGCTGATGGCTCAGGCATGATGTCAATGGTTCTGTGGAATTCTCTGTGTCCTGAATGGTATCACAGTATGAAGGTTGGCACGGTGCTCCTCCTTGCCAAGTATGCCATCAAATCCAGTTACCCGTTTAAAACACAGCCCACGCCAGGAGATTCACAGATGAAGAGATTTGCTACAATTG aaaTTTGCCTTAATGTTCGAGATCCTCCTACTGAAATAACTATTATTCCAGAAGAAATGGTTAAACCAGAGTGGGGATTACCTGAAGTTAAATATAGGTTTATCACAAG GTCAGAGCTGGATGACTTACCGCACAATCATTCCTGTGATGTTATTGGTCTTGTGACATTTGTAGGAAGGGCTGAACGAGCCAGAAAAAGAGGTTTTTCTATAAATCTGACTTTCAGAACTTATCAAATGGTTTCTATATTTCTAAGTAAATGcttaacatttttcttaatatttgtTTATCTAGAACACAGTGAAGACTTCTGGCTGTATCGTTGGGCACATGCCATTGATGGGACCTCAGACCAGCCGTTCATACTGGAATTGTTTGCAACTTCTCAGCCAGATGTGTTTGAGCGTATTCATCCAA tgacatACTTGGTGTGCACACAGATGAGAGTGATGACTGAGAATCCTTCCAGGACAGTTTACCTTACGACTTCAAATGAAAGTCAAATATTCATTACAG GGTGGCACAAGGGCCAGCCATACACTAAGGATGCCAAAGTGAAAAACTTCATTCAGTGGACAAAATCGCAAAGTGAAGCTgatcaaataaagaaaactgtcATCGGTGGCTATTACCCTTTTCCACGACCTCCTGATAGCTTTTTGAAATACTGTAAAAACAATGAAG TTGAATCAGTTTTGAAACCCATAGGTGAAGTAGAGAAAGAGATTGAAGACCTGCACTACAGAGAACACAAGCGAATTGCTGTACAGGGAATAATTAGTGCCATAAGATACATCAGCTGTAGCAGTGCAGCTGAAGAAGCCCCAGGAGGGGAGCTGGTCCAG AAAGATACCTCTCAGTCTCTTGGAAGTTCTTGTGTGTCCAAAGAAGACTGTGCTAACAcgggaaaaaatgaagaagttaAATCTTTTCTGGGGCCACCGTGCACCCCTGGGGAACATCaggacccagctctgctgtcaaaGGGGAGTTCAGTCAAGAGAAAGACAAGCCGCAGATTCAGAAGAGATGCAGAACA GGGAGGTACACCTGTTAATCCTGTATCATCTTACCCCTATTTTACGCGGACTGTAAGAAGAAAACTTGG cttAGATGAATATCAGCATGGACATTCTGTGCAAGATAAAAATGGACAGGCTGTGTCAGACAGTTTGGAGTATTCCACAG ATCAAGAAGGAGTGAATAATATGGCTGAAACTGAAGAGCCTGGAAGAACTTGTGGTTCCTGGCAGAGTGACCTGTGGGCAGAAGTGAAAGACAAGTTAATGAATTATTTCCATCACAGCAAAATTTTCCCAGAAAGTGTCCCATGTAAATTTGATTATGTGCACAAAGACTTACTTATGCAACAGTACAACCTTCATGCAGCAGTGCACCAGCCAATAGAAGCCAGAACAGATAAAAACATCAATGAGTTTAAAAGTGCTAATAGCCTTGGGTATTATGAAGTGACAGTTCTGG GTATAAACCATGACATAGCAATAGATGttgcttttcttccactgtTTTGTCCTGACAATCCCCACTTGTTTCAACTGGAAGACATTCAGAATGATACATTGTTGTCTTGTATGAGTTGTATCTCTGCGTGCCAGCAGAAGGCCACCAGCAGTGGGAGGCTTGGTGACGCTTTTCCTCTTTCAG ATGAAGTTGTGAGAGCAGCGAAGGAGCTCGATGGCAAACATGTTATCTGCATCTTGGACATGTGTCACTTGGGTGATGACAAGGTGGAAGTCTTTCTGAGCAAAATCTACAAGACAGTGGAACCAGGTGTGCTGGATCCAGTGTAA